Below is a window of Xiphophorus maculatus strain JP 163 A chromosome 19, X_maculatus-5.0-male, whole genome shotgun sequence DNA.
CGGGATTTCAAACCGGAGCAACCACCCACCAGGACTCCCGTGATCACTGGTGGGCTCTCCCTTTTAGCCGAGCGGGGCAGGCGGTGACGAAGTGGCCTGTGAGGCCGCAATAGAAGCATGCCCGGGCTTCCAACCGCCGCTGCCTCTCAGTGGGGGAGATCCGTGCTCGACCAACCTGCATGGGTTCATCAGGCGAGAGCGCGTTCGGGGAGGCGTCATCGGAGGTGTCCTGTACAGggttgtttgaaaaaaaacacaggtttAATTTCCTTCCTGCCCCGAGCCCTTCCCCGAAGCCGGTTGTCGATCCTGATGGCCAGGGAGATCAACCCCTCCAAGTCGGCGGGTTCGTCCCTGCAAACCAGCTCATCTTTAAGTGTGTCATCGAGAGCCTGGATAAAAGCTCCTTTAAGAGCTTCGTCATTCCACCCAGACATGGCGGCTAAGGTACGAAAGTCTATGGCGAATTCAGCTACTGAACGGGAAGCCTGCTTCAGGTTCCAAAGCCGGTAGGAAATCTCAGCGCTGGATTCGGCGTGACCAAAGGTTTGCTTAAACTCGTCGATGAAGGTGTCAAGAGCCGTTTGAGTGAGAGCTATGAGACTAAATTTCGCTTCTGCCCATTTGAGAGCTTTTCCCTTCAACAGTCCAACCATATATGCTATTTTGGCGGAGTCATCAGGGAACGAGCCTGGAGCTCGGGCAAAAACAATAGAGCATTGCAGGAGAAATCCACCGCACTTCCCGATTTCACCTGAATAATGTTCGGGAGTCGGGGGTGAAATTTCCCGGCCCCGGGGCAACCCCGCCGGTTCGGGTGGAGCGGGAGGCTCCGCCCGCGGCGATGGAGCGGGGTTCGCTGCTCCGGCTAAGTTCAGAGGCTGCATGCCGGAAGCCAGTTGTGAAGCTAATTCCGAGACCGTGGTTTTTAGTTGATCCATCACCTGTCCCTGGAAAGTCTGCTGATCCAATAGGGCGTGAAGCATGGCATCATGACGCGCTAGGTGGTCGGCAGGGGTTGGACCGGGTCTTGTGTGCGGACCTGCTGGGTCAACATGGCTCGATGGTTCtgtcatgttggattttaatttccttgCCCACATGCAGGTGCGCACAGAAGAACAGATTTTTACGGTTACGAGGGTTTGTTGTAATGAGGTAGAATTGAGACTGGGGGACGTCAGGAGGGAACGAGAGTCCAGGTAGGTTCGGGGGTCCCGGGCCGCAGCGGATCAGAACTGTTTGGAGGTGCCCACCAACGAGACGCGCCTGACCGGTGGAGTTCCAGGCTTGGCTCCGGGAAGCGGGATCAAGATCTGAGAGGTAAcgaagagaaaaaggacaaaatgactgGACAATACTTAACATGGATTTTGCGAGAACTTAAGGCTGAGTCTGACCAACAAGTGGTAACCATCGAGCGATGACTGGTGGTTCCACCGCTTCTTAAGAAGCCAGCCGCTGGTTACCGGAATCCAATGCAGGTGCGTCAGGCTGTCAAACTCCTCCGCGTAGCTCGTCTCTGGAAAGATCCCTCACTCCAACCTGAATCCTGACAttctcaatgtgctaatggtggagaaacaatttACCATTTCAGGAATACAGTTTGTCTGCTAcaatcggtggccatgctaactagcctgagcattcatgtCAGGTTCTGTGGTGAAGAAACAACTGTAGCGAAGGGAACAGAAAAGGGGAGGGTGTGAGAGCGTGAACAAGAGGGTGACTGTCTGTTTCTGACAAAACAATAGTCAGAACTGCTCTTAAAGTAGTAACAGTTTGTCTGCTTTTCTCAGAACTTCCTCCTGGTCTGCATGGACCTAAATTGTGCAATTAAAAGTCTCAAGTGGGATTGCTGCAAAGACCGTTGTCATGAGGTTTTGGACTTCTTCCTCAGACAGATAACTCCACATGGCTGGTTTGATGTTGTTCTGGTGGCTGAGTCTGTGCTCTGCTGCTTGCCACACAGAAGACTGGAATTATAAGCTCCACTTCAgccaaagtttaaaattttgtaaCATTTCTCCAGATGAAGTGGTCGAATGTCGACAAGAGCCTTTGAACAAGGAGTTTCTTGATCCCTCAAGCCCTGACTTCAGCAGGAAGAAGTCATGCATCATGTGTTCTTTCTGCTGCAAACAACACAAAGTCAATGAGGAAGCGTCACTGTTCAAAATGAATCCAAGATATTAGAGTTGGTGTCCTTTGCAGGAGGTTCATTCAGGGAACCTGTTTTACAATTGGCctcaaagaccaaaaaaaacaacaatcagtcACTATAATTACAGTTAGCTGACTGATGTTGAAATGTATTGATTCATCATggcttttcttgtttctgtgccCTTCTCAGGACAAAGAAAATCATCtggaacttttcacaaaatcctcaatcagattttattcagtatttttatcCTTGGATGTTTTGTGACTGCCTTTCTGATAGATCATAATCCATCCACCAGCTGGATAAATGATCACAGAGGCCTCCTTTCCAGAAATGGATTTGGATGAACTTGGAGTCGCCGTCAAATTCAGGCCGACTAACCGGGATTAATAACTTGTTCAATCTGACTCTCAAATCAGATTCAAAACAGTCCTTCTATTTTGTCACGAAATATTTGCTTTCAGACCTTGTGCCTGATCcattgtttaaaagttttgtccttccagtctttatttttttaatttctgtcttcAAATTATTTCTACTTGATGTCCTCAGGTTCTTTTCATCATCTTTACTTTCTCCCTCTTTATTTCTGGGGTTAGTGTTACATGTTTTATGTACTTTGTGTCAGTATtccatcaaatatttttgtgcaaattaattttaattaattgaaaacaaattttggcCTCATTTTAAATTCCTTAAAAAAACGGCTATCATTTTTACACTTGCGGTTCATGTGGCATcattgcatcattttattgtttatggtctttattcttatttgtcctttgttctttttattgttttgcttttggaagATTAGTCTTCATTAATCTAGTTGAGGGAATAGGTCAGTGAGTTTGatgataaaagtattttttccaacttaaaaaacatttataaagcataataataatttagctGTGTCAAAACACAAATTGTGAGGCGTAAATTGCCAGAGGATGTTTTGTCGTGTTCTGGCTGCAAAATGGAAATTGACCAAGTTTAGTATTTACATGTAAACGTAACTTTCATCTTATTGTTCCTtaatacagtttgtttttatgttattgcaCTTAAAATAATGATCTATTGAAAAGCTAAAAGGCTAATGTGAACAATTATaatcttttcaggttttttacATTGGTAACATTTTGGTACCTGAACGGTTATTGTATCAGTGGCGCGTTGTCATAATTTTTTGGAAATctgtagttttaattttattacactttcaGTTTCTCTGTTCATGAATGGTGCTAAACATAAAAGCATCCCCCACCTGCCTTGTAGCACTACTTAAAAATTTGAGCAATTGTAGACATTTTTCTGCCTGAATTGATGAACCGTATGATCATTTTTCCTTCTGTGTAAtatcttaaacaaaaaaatttataaaaatcttcaaaacaCCAAATTTCCAATAGATATCATTCTTGTTACACCTTTTCCCCACCCTTCTGCATCCTAGTAGTGAGTGAATGTGTAAGATTTGAGTTATTGGGCAACCAACATTGTGCTGTATTCAATAGACCAAAACAAGGGGTGATAATGAGCTTTCTGACAGGTGGCTGTTTTATCAGTGTTTGATGATCTAAAACAAATCCAGTTCAAGTTTCAGCTGCAGTCCAGCAGCATTCCACCTGTTAGCTCATGACTGCTGCTTCCTCCGACCACACCTGCTATCTCTCAGGTTTGTGCAGTTTAACCGTCCTGGCAAATGAAAAGACATATTTGTGAAGACAAGAAGTCATTAATGCTGAATTGAGCGTGTTGTTTGAGCATGCGCTGGAGACAAACAGAGTTTTACCTTTACTATGTACATCTTTCTTTGTCATTGTAGGTATGGATAACAAGTGAGTTATAGTAGAATAATAGCTGCTTTTAAGTATAATGTAagaagacatatttttgtatctAATGATAGTTTTGCTCATGTAAGGTcaaggaaataaatataataataaagcagTTTCCAATCAGGTAGGCCCACCTCTTGATTCGTATTGTCTTGAGCTTGAATTGTGATGAGGATGTTGCCAAAAAGATTCAGACAGACACAGCCGCTCTCCAAGCAGTCACCAATAGATGTGTTCCTTCCTTATTCCTTGTCTGCAATTGGAGGTAAAGAAGGAAAGATGAAAATTCACTAGAAGattctttctattttctgtaaaacagcAAGGAAGAGCATTTGCACCTTTTACAGATGTTGTTAGGCTGGAAATCTCCACCAacaacacaataataataataataataataataataataataataataataataataataataataataatgtttatctttttgtttgtgtgttttttagtgTATCAAATGTTATGGTACATTATTGTGCAAACTGTCCTAGGAATAGGAAAAGTTGTAGCATTTTAATCAATGAGCCATGAAGTctaaattagattaaaacaaCATGCAACTAACAAGTAACtaggaataaaaaataagatacTATAGTACTGTTTTAAACTAGTGCAGTTAAACCAGTTAGGCAGTGAGTGTGGATTTTTTATGACTACATAATTAAGCAGCGGTTTCAGATAAATAcctgaaaccaaaaacaattacCCTGTTCAGGTGATGCTGGGAAACTGATTTTCATAGTTTAACCCAGGATTAATGACTCTGGCATGCTATGAATTTGGTAATCAACAAGGTCCAACCATCAGACCCACTTGCCATGACAGGGTCAAGAGGGAGCTAGTGTCTTTCTCCAGTGGTCCAAGgacgagaggcagggtacacacaagtccaattaacctaacagtcatgtacTTTTCATGGGTTAACCGACACCTTTGAGTTAATTGGGGGTGAACCTCAAACACAGTTTTCTTGCATAACATAAGAAAACTGTGCTACACATAATTGGCTTGGCTGATATCTTACTGATGTCAGCAAGATATCAGTAAGAGCCACGCTCAAATAGTTTTGTGCAAGTATGGACATGATAGGAATGTCAAACCATCACAGAGCTAATCAGGAAGGAGCAGTGTGACCCAGAAATGATCCAGATGAATGAGATGATGCATTTTGGTCGGAAAGGTGGGCAGATTGGCAAAAGAACAAAAGTCAAAGATCTTGTGAAGATGCAGGCTGAAGCTGCTAAGACAACGTGTCCTGTACCAACATTGGTTGAAAAGGACATTGGTTCTGCCGCAAATGGGATAAAGCAACATTTaccctaaacatacaaccaAAGGgcttgaagaaaacaaaataaatgttttagaatggccatcacaaataaatcaaaaataaataaaatgtgctaaatctgttattttctgttttctgtttccatgcTCACCTGAAGGTGGCATCATTAAGAAGACCTGCAGATTTAAGACCAACGCAGATCATCAAGGACACATTTTCTTGACTTTAAAACCAACGGAGCGTCTCTGAGTGCTGGCCAACAGATTTGTTGGATTAGCACAGATTCATAGTTTGTTTGGATCTAGACATGGAGCTAACAGGTCTGTATGCAAAGTGATTaaagaagcttttcttttttgaatttATGTGAAAATAGGGTAAATATTGAATGTAGCTGTTTTTTTAGTtatgttaaaaatgaattattttgtatAAGAACCTGCAGTAATCAAGAATAAATTGAGGAATATTGACAATtaataattttcatgttttttcttgtttctgtgccCTTCTTAGGACAGAGCAAACCATCGGGATCTTTTCACAAAATCCTCAGACTGGTtatgttcagtgtttttattcttgGATGTATTGTGACTGCCTTTTTCATGTACTATAAACCATCCCCCACTTTCTTAAACCATCTATTAGAGTCATCAGATTGCACAAAGAACATCCAGCATGTTTATACCGCAACcaattacaaaaacatgactatAGTTCTTGTTTGGTTGTGGCCCTTTGGTCAAACCTATGAAATGAACATCTGCAGCTCTGCCTTCAACATCGAGGGCTGCTTCATTACAGCAGACAGAAAGTTCTACAACAAATCGGACGGAGTCGTCATCCATCACAGAGACATTGCTGGGGACCTGTCCAACTTGCCAAAATTACAGAGGCCTCCGCTCCAGAAATGGATCTGGATGAACTTGGAGTCGCCGTCGCATTCAGCCCAGCTTCCCGGGATTAATAACTTGTTCAATCTGACTCTCAATTACCGTCGAGATTCCGACATCCAAGTGCCTTATGGGTCTATTGTAGCAGCAGATACTGTGGAGGACTTCGTACCaccaagcaaaaacaaactggtCTGCTGGATCGTCAGCAACTGGAGCCCTAATCACGTGAGgtcaaaatattacaatgaGTTGAGAAACCATGTTAACATACAAACTTATGGACGTGCCTTTAACAACTACATCGCTGACAAAGATTACATCCCTACTATGTCCAGTTGtaagttttatttgtcttttgagAACTCAATCCACAAGGACTACATCACTGAAAAACTATACTTTCCCCTCTCTCTGGGCACAGTGCCAGTAGTTCTTGGCACAACCAGAGAAAACTATGAGAACTTTGTTCCAAGAGATGCTTTTATCCATGTGGAAGATTTTAAGTCACCCAAAGAGCTGGCTGACTATCTGCTTCTTCTGGACAAGAACGAAGAACTGTACCTTGGGTACTTTAAATGGAGAAGGCACTTTAAAGTAAATAGAGTCAATTTCTGGGCAGAGCACACATGTAAGGCCTGTGATTACCTGAGACAACACAAAGAATACAGGGCATTCAATAACCTTAACAAGTGGTACTGGGGCTGATGGTGCTTAGATGGACTATGCAGCACTCATCACCTCTATAAGGTGGGACTcagcacacagaaaaaaaacaattacttgGTGAGACAAacattaagttaaatatttagatgtaatatttaattcagGCCTTTTTGAAGTACCATCTCATTTGTGATTGTGAAGATGTCACCTATGCAGAGCACTGAAATCAGATGTGAAGGTAGTTTAACActgttgtgaataattttggaaaTCTGTAGATGTCTTTAAACATTCTTTGATGTTTACATTTGCACTGCAGATCTAAAAGATGCTtctctttacattttgtgaaggatGATCAATGATCGTAGTAGCAATTACTTTCAGCGGGCATGTCATTAAGAGCTTGGTTTCTGTAGTTGGTACCAGAAAAAAATGATGtgaattggattttatttagaaggTTCCCTTGCAGCCTGAACAACCATAATTTTCAGCATTGTCCAAGTCTtgacatgaatgaaaaaaatatgttaatagtATGGAGACTATCTTACCTTCCTCTCttcttacctttttttttctgcttaactTCTTGTTTCATTCTATCCTTCAACACTTCCGTGtttatgtaaatctgtttttttttttacttcttgtaTTCTAAGtcctccttttctttcctttttcttttcactcttcCATCTCTTTTGTACTTTTCCATTTCTTGTACAAATCAggaattattttgttaatttgcaGGTATGGAGATCAAAAACATCTTGTACTATGAATGGGATTAAATCTCTTATGTGTGGTTTCTActgaaactataaaaaaaaaattctgccaGTTTACTGAGACATTTAGTGAGTCAGAACAAGTTTTTTGCCAAATCATTGTATTTTGCCAAATGTGTTCTAACTATAGATGTCTACTAGTATAACTTAGAGAATAAATATATGTGTACGGTAACTGAATAAACCTGAATGGTGTGACCTAATGTTATACTAGaaccaaatatttacacacactgtaaaataagacacacaaaatgaaacaaactagACCTGTTCTATTTTAAACCAGTcagaaaaactatttctatttgctaaatgccagaaaattgagaaacatgttggtttagtttgttttatgaaGCAGAAGAATATTTGGTCCATTTATTTCTTAGAATCTTGCCATTTTGTTTCAAGTGGTTTGAGTGCCTTTCAacaagcttctcacaatagtttgctaGAATTGTGTCCCATTCCTGCTGACAGTATTGGTGTAAATAATTCCTATTTTCCACTGAGCAGTAGAGGTTGGTGCTATTCGGTACgctattttgtctgtttccgATTAAACCAACCCATACTCCACCATTCCTGGGCCCCCATTTGTTGTGGGTCCATAGGATAATGGTACAGTATAGTTTGTGTGTGATATCAGGAGTGTGAAGCTACTGGTGTCACACAACACAGTGCAGATTTGTTGTCGCACTAATGTGACGCAATGGTATGTGTTTGGGTGTAATCCCACTTGTCCACTGAGACTCCAGCTGGCAGTGGAAATGTTCTACTGAATACATCGGACCATAAGATATTATACCAAACCACACTGACCCCAGGCCATATCACTGATAGGCATTTTCTCAACCTACATAAAAAGAAGACTACAGACAACGTTTTAGTTTTCAATCAagtcttttgcaaaaggagaaaacatagcGAAACACTTCTCCAAGTTGTTTACCATGCGTTCTGCCATTCTGCTGCAGAACTTTTCTTTCAGAGAAAGGGAGTGAATGAGAAGTGGGAGAGTGTTCTTAACAAGAAGAGGGGCTACCCTGATAACAAGAAGAGAAACAGAATCCTCATCTGTGTCAGAGGTTACCCTGACCATCTGATAGCTGATCATGGCAGTGTTAAATGTCTTTAGTATCATTCTATGAAGACATGGAATGATGCAGGTTGTGAAAAGACAGAATAGGATCAGTACAGTCAAGATGGGTGTTCCAATCTGCCACCAGGGTCCGGAGGTGAGCCAAGGAACAAAGTCAAAAGGGTGTGACCCCTGAGTTGCACTGTCCACATAGTCCTTAAGCTCTTCCAATTCATGCAGGGCATCATGAATAGTTCCACCAATTCCTGTTTCGTCACGGACGAATGTGCAGCACGCTGAACCTATGATCTTGCAGACACCTCCTTGGGAGGCTGTGAGAAAATCTAACACGGTTTTTCAGGACCATGTTTCTCAATGCAGTCAGCTCTTTCGTGGGCTTTGCATAAACTTTTCTCCACCGTCCCAGATACTGAATTTCCAAGGGACTCCAGAATTTGTAGTAGGGATTTCCCACCTTTGGACTTTCAGCATGATGTCTCTCTAGTGTCCATGGCTGTGAGTGTCCTAAGCCTTTTTCAGGAAAGTCACTGGATTGGAGAGGGGAACCAGGGCACACAGTCCTCCCA
It encodes the following:
- the LOC102222498 gene encoding alpha-(1,3)-fucosyltransferase 9-like, with amino-acid sequence MELTGQSKPSGSFHKILRLVMFSVFILGCIVTAFFMYYKPSPTFLNHLLESSDCTKNIQHVYTATNYKNMTIVLVWLWPFGQTYEMNICSSAFNIEGCFITADRKFYNKSDGVVIHHRDIAGDLSNLPKLQRPPLQKWIWMNLESPSHSAQLPGINNLFNLTLNYRRDSDIQVPYGSIVAADTVEDFVPPSKNKLVCWIVSNWSPNHVRSKYYNELRNHVNIQTYGRAFNNYIADKDYIPTMSSCKFYLSFENSIHKDYITEKLYFPLSLGTVPVVLGTTRENYENFVPRDAFIHVEDFKSPKELADYLLLLDKNEELYLGYFKWRRHFKVNRVNFWAEHTCKACDYLRQHKEYRAFNNLNKWYWG